A genomic window from Streptococcus sanguinis includes:
- a CDS encoding restriction endonuclease subunit S, which produces MTEERKAPAIRFKEFSGQNAEAWEQRKLEEVVEVNSGKDYKHLSTGTIPVYGTGGYMLSVSESLSDVDGIGIGRKGTIDKPYILKAPFWTVDTLFYCIPKDANNLYFVYSVFNNVTWKNLDESTGVPSLSKITINNIQSFFPTPPEQRVIGSFFQELDQLITLQQRKLEKSRRIKKAMLQKMFPGNKQTVPAIRFKEFSGVAWKKWKLEEVADRFDNLRIPVSANKRKSGSIPYYGANGIQDYVDGYTHDGEYVLIAEDGANDLKDYPIQYVNGKVWVNNHAHVVQGRSKMVDTKFLAFAMKQINFKPYLVGGGRAKLNADIMMKLPLKLPTPPEQRAIGSFFQDLDKFITLQQCRLDKLQNMKKALLEQMMM; this is translated from the coding sequence ATGACGGAAGAAAGAAAAGCACCTGCTATTCGTTTCAAAGAATTTTCAGGTCAAAATGCGGAAGCTTGGGAACAGCGGAAGTTGGAGGAGGTCGTGGAAGTTAATAGTGGAAAAGATTATAAACATCTGTCTACGGGTACGATCCCTGTCTATGGTACAGGTGGGTACATGCTTTCTGTTTCAGAATCACTCTCAGATGTTGATGGCATCGGTATTGGTAGAAAAGGAACGATAGATAAACCATATATTTTAAAAGCTCCATTTTGGACTGTTGATACTTTATTTTACTGTATACCAAAAGATGCTAATAATCTTTATTTTGTTTATTCTGTTTTTAATAATGTTACTTGGAAAAATCTTGATGAATCGACAGGGGTTCCATCTTTGTCAAAAATTACTATCAATAATATTCAATCCTTTTTCCCCACCCCTCCTGAACAAAGGGTCATTGGTAGCTTCTTCCAAGAGTTAGACCAGCTCATTACCCTTCAACAGCGTAAGCTCGAAAAAAGCCGTCGTATCAAAAAGGCCATGTTGCAAAAGATGTTTCCAGGGAATAAACAAACTGTTCCGGCTATTCGTTTCAAAGAATTTTCAGGTGTCGCTTGGAAAAAGTGGAAGTTGGAGGAAGTGGCAGATAGATTTGATAATTTGCGAATACCAGTATCTGCAAACAAAAGAAAATCTGGTTCCATTCCATACTATGGGGCTAACGGAATACAAGATTATGTAGATGGTTATACTCATGATGGGGAATATGTTCTGATTGCTGAAGATGGTGCTAATGATCTAAAAGATTATCCGATTCAATATGTTAATGGGAAAGTTTGGGTTAATAATCATGCTCATGTAGTACAGGGACGAAGTAAAATGGTAGATACTAAGTTTTTGGCATTTGCAATGAAACAAATTAATTTTAAACCATATTTAGTTGGTGGCGGTAGAGCAAAACTTAATGCAGATATCATGATGAAATTACCTTTAAAACTCCCTACCCCTCCCGAACAAAGGGCTATTGGCAGTTTCTTCCAAGATCTGGACAAGTTCATTACCCTTCAACAGTGTAGACTGGACAAACTGCAGAATATGAAAAAAGCTTTACTTGAACAAATGATGATGTAA